Proteins from a single region of Abyssalbus ytuae:
- a CDS encoding SusC/RagA family TonB-linked outer membrane protein encodes MEKKHSNSKKCSQRHFSYQINLSHFKKIFFLFFVVFSSNILSANPFFSLLPDTVNQPSVTVTGVITDENGIPLMGVSVLEKGTMNGVATDFEGNYSITNLDSDAILVFSYVGFKNQEISVNGQTVINIIMQEDVQALDEVVVVGYGSQRKSDLTGSVSTIGTESLQEMPVTNPEQALAGKAAGVNISTNSGRPGGRTNVRIRGNNSINASNSPLYVVDGVIGAGPINYLNPNDIQSIEVLKDASSTAIYGARGANGVIIITTKRGSKTGGKVSYSTFVSVGTMARKLDVLNSEEFLQVEMNSYNNSEKYDPVGWASGKYENPLNYRNDPLLFDANGNPLYDTDWQEEATRTAIAQNHNLSFTGGNIDNSYGVFLNYANEEGILLRSYLKRYSARLVTDNKIKDWLKIGAGLTFNHVEENRVDGSVGGLTALRMMVETLPIIPVQYADGTYGTNADYPNMEGGENPVNLLLNRTDILKTQTVLGNIFADINIAKGLVFRSSLGVNINNNQESWYSGRELRQLSANSQGEAWIRNWRTNYWQFENYLTYDYSFNENHSINALAGLGWQQYDYYYAFAGSRGFSDDFYQYYNLGVGANPMTPGSDTYKWAINSYFGRINYNLMNKYLFTVTGRLDGSSKFGADQKRAFFPSAAFAWKVSEEDFLKDSKVISNLKFRTSYGETGNSEIDPYESLASLSSNTAILGGERASGVGIGTLPNPDLKWEKTAQFDAGIEMGLFNSRIQLEADVYYKKTTDMLLDAPVPASSGYTSIYTNIGSMENKGLELTLNTTNIQTENFEWSTTFNISFNKNEILALGEANDDIFPGPGFLSDTNILRVGEPVGSFYGLIREGTWGSDEAAEAAVYGLLPGDIKHTDLNNDGQINASDRVILGNGYADGFGALFNTFRYKNIDLTLDIQFKYGNDVLNLSRHSGEDRTGQANSYATVLNGWTPDNQNTMIAQNRPSSAYYTTKIDSRMVEDASFIRGRNLIIGYNFSESILQKFKLDQLRVYASLQNFFLITDYTGYDPEVTTYGDAFAQGITFFDYPKASTITLGFNLNF; translated from the coding sequence ATGGAAAAAAAACATTCAAATTCCAAAAAATGTTCCCAAAGACATTTTTCTTATCAAATTAACCTTTCTCACTTCAAAAAAATATTTTTTCTTTTTTTTGTTGTCTTTTCTTCAAACATTTTAAGTGCTAATCCGTTTTTTTCTCTTTTACCGGATACTGTAAACCAACCCTCGGTGACCGTTACTGGTGTAATAACAGATGAAAATGGTATTCCTTTAATGGGGGTATCGGTTCTAGAAAAAGGCACTATGAATGGAGTAGCTACAGATTTTGAAGGTAATTATTCTATTACTAATCTGGACTCTGATGCCATTTTGGTTTTTAGTTATGTGGGATTTAAAAACCAGGAAATAAGTGTTAACGGACAAACCGTGATCAATATTATTATGCAGGAGGATGTTCAGGCATTAGACGAAGTTGTTGTTGTTGGATATGGTAGTCAACGAAAATCAGATTTAACAGGATCCGTTTCTACTATCGGAACCGAATCATTGCAGGAAATGCCGGTAACCAACCCGGAACAGGCATTAGCAGGTAAGGCTGCGGGTGTAAATATATCAACTAATTCCGGAAGACCGGGTGGTAGAACTAATGTAAGGATTAGGGGTAACAACTCTATAAATGCCAGTAACAGCCCCTTGTATGTTGTTGATGGTGTTATAGGAGCAGGACCTATTAATTATCTTAATCCTAATGACATTCAGTCCATAGAAGTATTAAAAGATGCTTCATCAACCGCTATATATGGAGCACGTGGTGCAAATGGAGTTATTATAATTACTACAAAACGAGGATCTAAAACAGGCGGAAAAGTTAGCTATAGTACTTTTGTAAGTGTTGGTACAATGGCCAGAAAACTTGATGTTTTAAATTCAGAAGAATTCTTACAGGTAGAAATGAATTCCTATAACAACTCTGAAAAATATGATCCTGTTGGCTGGGCATCCGGAAAATATGAAAATCCTTTAAACTACAGGAATGATCCTTTACTCTTTGATGCTAACGGCAACCCTTTATACGATACAGACTGGCAGGAAGAAGCTACCCGGACAGCTATTGCACAAAACCATAATCTTTCTTTTACCGGAGGTAATATTGATAATTCCTATGGGGTATTTTTAAACTATGCCAATGAAGAAGGAATTTTATTACGTTCATATTTAAAACGGTATTCAGCCAGATTAGTTACGGACAATAAGATAAAAGACTGGTTAAAAATAGGTGCCGGCTTAACCTTTAACCATGTTGAGGAAAACAGGGTAGATGGGTCAGTTGGCGGACTTACAGCATTACGTATGATGGTTGAAACACTCCCTATTATCCCTGTTCAGTATGCCGATGGAACTTATGGTACCAATGCTGATTACCCCAATATGGAAGGTGGTGAAAACCCAGTAAACCTTTTACTAAACCGAACTGATATTCTTAAAACACAAACTGTCCTCGGAAATATTTTTGCCGATATTAATATAGCTAAAGGCCTGGTATTTAGAAGTAGTTTGGGGGTTAATATAAACAACAACCAGGAAAGCTGGTATTCCGGAAGAGAATTAAGACAATTAAGTGCTAACTCTCAGGGAGAAGCATGGATTAGAAATTGGAGGACCAATTACTGGCAGTTTGAAAATTATCTTACTTATGATTACTCTTTTAATGAAAATCATTCTATTAATGCATTAGCAGGTTTAGGATGGCAACAATATGATTATTATTATGCATTTGCAGGCTCACGTGGTTTTTCTGATGATTTTTATCAATACTATAACTTAGGTGTTGGTGCAAATCCTATGACTCCAGGGTCTGATACTTATAAATGGGCCATAAACTCATATTTCGGCCGTATTAATTACAACCTGATGAATAAATATTTATTCACCGTAACAGGTCGTCTGGATGGTTCATCAAAGTTTGGTGCGGATCAAAAACGTGCCTTTTTCCCTTCTGCAGCATTTGCATGGAAAGTATCTGAAGAAGATTTCTTGAAAGATAGCAAAGTAATCTCTAATCTTAAATTCAGAACCAGTTATGGGGAAACCGGTAACTCAGAGATTGACCCGTATGAATCACTGGCCAGTTTATCATCCAATACTGCTATACTAGGTGGCGAGCGTGCCTCAGGTGTAGGAATAGGAACTCTGCCAAATCCGGATTTAAAATGGGAAAAAACCGCACAGTTTGATGCGGGTATAGAAATGGGTTTGTTTAATAGCCGCATTCAACTGGAAGCTGATGTTTATTATAAAAAAACAACAGATATGTTATTAGATGCTCCTGTACCTGCCTCCAGCGGTTACACCAGTATTTATACTAATATTGGAAGTATGGAAAACAAAGGTTTGGAATTAACTCTTAACACCACCAACATTCAAACGGAAAACTTTGAATGGTCTACAACCTTTAATATTTCATTCAACAAAAATGAAATATTGGCTTTAGGGGAAGCAAATGATGATATATTCCCCGGTCCGGGATTTCTATCCGACACAAACATTTTAAGAGTTGGTGAACCTGTAGGTTCTTTCTACGGATTAATAAGAGAAGGTACCTGGGGAAGTGATGAAGCGGCAGAAGCGGCAGTTTACGGATTACTTCCCGGAGACATAAAACATACCGATTTAAATAATGACGGGCAGATCAATGCCAGCGACCGGGTTATCCTGGGTAACGGATATGCAGATGGATTTGGTGCCTTATTCAATACCTTCAGATATAAAAATATTGATTTAACATTAGACATACAATTTAAGTACGGTAATGATGTTCTAAATCTATCCAGACACTCCGGAGAAGACAGAACAGGACAAGCAAACAGTTATGCCACTGTACTTAACGGATGGACTCCTGATAATCAAAATACAATGATAGCCCAAAACAGGCCGTCAAGTGCTTACTATACTACTAAAATTGATAGTAGAATGGTTGAAGATGCATCTTTTATCAGAGGACGTAATCTAATAATCGGATATAATTTTTCAGAAAGTATATTACAAAAATTTAAACTGGACCAATTAAGAGTCTATGCTTCACTTCAGAATTTTTTCCTGATTACTGATTATACTGGTTATGACCCTGAAGTTACCACTTACGGAGATGCTTTTGCTCAGGGAATTACTTTCTTTGATTATCCAAAGGCTAGTACTATAACATTAGGCTTTAATCTTAACTTCTAA
- a CDS encoding RagB/SusD family nutrient uptake outer membrane protein, whose translation MKSLKIISIKIFIISFLLITASGCSDFLDEENKSDYTQENYFKTAEHAESAINTLYAALRFVSDGSGTYGESPFMMLEFPTGLLNTEVGQSQYNNNYRNLTANAEDNYAYIWWDRSYEAIANANLAIERIPAINMNEGDKNKFVGQAKFMRAFHYFNLVRMFGDIPLILKPVDASSDQLYASRSPQQDVYDAIVADLLDAEESGLPFTDSTGRISLGAVKTLLSSVYLTMAGYPLQAGDSYYKLAADKAKEVIDSDGYSLFDDYDKLHDSNVKNTGEFIFQNQYLSGVFNSSVTAWLLPRSLNISQFSDEFGCMYPTIAFINAHEAGDKRLEEQEFYYTQYPSIEDPNEMVNFSATYIFKHFDEDAVLRTAQSDLSWTFFRYAEVLLTYAEAGFEAYGPIPEVLEAVNQIRRRAELTEFDASVTREIIWKERFYELSFENKYWFDMVRRRKVLNLNTGNFEDFVGHQFTYGPTLTEKYLLFPIPQREISNNNNLRPQNTGWD comes from the coding sequence ATGAAATCTTTGAAAATAATATCTATAAAAATTTTTATTATCAGCTTTTTGTTAATAACAGCAAGTGGATGTTCGGATTTTCTGGACGAAGAAAATAAATCGGATTATACACAGGAGAACTATTTTAAGACTGCCGAACATGCCGAATCTGCTATAAATACTCTTTATGCAGCTTTGAGATTTGTATCAGACGGTTCAGGTACCTATGGAGAAAGTCCTTTCATGATGCTGGAGTTTCCTACAGGCCTTTTAAACACAGAAGTTGGACAAAGTCAATACAATAACAACTACCGCAATCTAACAGCAAATGCTGAAGACAATTATGCTTATATATGGTGGGATAGATCTTATGAAGCTATAGCGAATGCAAATCTGGCTATTGAGAGAATTCCGGCAATTAATATGAACGAAGGAGATAAAAACAAATTTGTAGGACAAGCCAAATTTATGAGAGCCTTCCATTATTTTAACCTGGTAAGAATGTTTGGAGATATTCCACTTATTCTTAAGCCGGTAGATGCCTCTTCAGATCAGCTTTACGCAAGCCGTTCACCACAACAAGATGTTTATGATGCTATCGTGGCCGATTTATTAGATGCCGAAGAATCAGGACTTCCATTTACCGACAGTACAGGAAGAATAAGCCTTGGAGCTGTTAAAACACTATTGTCCAGTGTTTATTTAACTATGGCAGGTTATCCTTTGCAAGCGGGTGATTCATATTACAAACTGGCTGCCGATAAAGCAAAAGAAGTAATTGATAGTGACGGATACAGCTTATTCGATGATTACGATAAACTCCACGATAGCAACGTTAAAAATACAGGAGAGTTCATTTTTCAAAATCAATATTTAAGTGGAGTATTTAATAGTAGTGTTACTGCATGGCTTTTGCCCAGATCATTAAATATTTCACAATTCTCTGATGAGTTTGGGTGTATGTATCCCACTATTGCTTTTATAAATGCACATGAGGCCGGCGACAAACGCCTGGAAGAACAGGAATTTTATTATACACAATATCCTTCTATAGAAGATCCCAATGAAATGGTTAACTTTAGTGCTACTTATATTTTTAAGCATTTTGATGAAGATGCAGTATTAAGAACCGCTCAAAGCGATCTAAGCTGGACGTTCTTCAGGTATGCAGAAGTCTTACTCACCTATGCTGAAGCAGGATTTGAAGCGTATGGACCAATTCCGGAAGTTCTGGAAGCAGTAAATCAAATCAGAAGAAGAGCTGAGCTTACTGAATTTGATGCCAGCGTGACTAGGGAAATAATCTGGAAAGAGCGCTTTTATGAACTTTCTTTTGAAAACAAATACTGGTTTGATATGGTTAGAAGACGGAAAGTTTTAAATCTTAATACCGGAAACTTTGAAGACTTTGTCGGGCACCAGTTTACTTATGGTCCCACATTAACCGAAAAATACTTATTATTTCCTATTCCTCAAAGAGAGATTAGTAACAATAACAATCTACGTCCTCAAAATACAGGCTGGGATTAA
- a CDS encoding RsmB/NOP family class I SAM-dependent RNA methyltransferase, with product MKLHRNLVFAVIDGLHLIFNENEYADKVVEKLLKRDKRWGARDRGFIAETIYEIVRWKRLYAEIAEVKPPFDRDNLWRIFAVWAVMRGIRLPDWKYFEETPVRRIKGKFDELSKIRKYRESIPDWLDELGEKELGKELWTKEINALNQQAEVILRANTLKISKEKLHDILLDSGIKSDFIKNHPSALKLRERGNIFTTEAFKNGLFEVQDASSQLVATFLDVQPGMRVADACAGAGGKTLHLASLMENKGQIIAMDIYQNKLNELKRRAKRNGAHNIETRLIDSSKIIKKLQGKMDRVLIDAPCTGVGVLRRNPDAKWKLQPEFVEEIKKTQSQILNDYSKMLKPGGKMVYATCSILPSENQLQVENFLKSESGKQFKLLKEKKILSHKTGFDGFYMALIEKITEGK from the coding sequence ATGAAATTGCACAGAAATTTAGTATTTGCTGTTATTGACGGATTACACCTTATTTTTAATGAAAATGAATATGCCGATAAGGTTGTAGAAAAGTTATTAAAACGTGATAAACGCTGGGGGGCCAGGGACCGCGGTTTCATTGCTGAAACCATATATGAAATTGTACGTTGGAAAAGATTATATGCAGAAATAGCTGAAGTAAAACCTCCTTTTGACAGAGATAACCTCTGGAGAATTTTTGCTGTGTGGGCTGTAATGAGAGGCATCAGGTTACCCGACTGGAAATATTTTGAAGAAACTCCGGTAAGACGTATTAAAGGCAAATTTGATGAACTTTCTAAAATAAGAAAATATAGAGAATCAATACCTGACTGGTTAGACGAACTGGGGGAAAAAGAATTAGGAAAAGAGCTTTGGACTAAAGAAATTAATGCTTTAAACCAACAAGCCGAAGTAATTTTGCGTGCCAATACATTAAAAATTTCTAAAGAAAAACTCCATGATATCCTATTGGATTCCGGAATAAAATCAGATTTTATTAAGAATCATCCCTCTGCTCTCAAATTAAGGGAAAGGGGTAATATTTTTACCACAGAAGCTTTTAAAAACGGGTTATTTGAAGTTCAGGACGCTTCTTCTCAATTGGTAGCAACATTTTTAGATGTTCAACCCGGAATGCGGGTTGCCGATGCATGTGCAGGTGCAGGAGGTAAAACTTTACACCTTGCCTCCCTTATGGAAAACAAAGGGCAAATTATAGCAATGGACATCTATCAAAATAAATTAAACGAACTTAAAAGAAGAGCCAAAAGAAATGGTGCGCATAATATAGAAACCCGGCTCATTGATTCATCAAAAATCATAAAAAAACTTCAGGGTAAAATGGACAGAGTTCTCATTGATGCTCCCTGTACCGGTGTGGGGGTTTTACGTAGAAACCCAGATGCTAAATGGAAATTGCAACCTGAATTTGTGGAAGAAATTAAAAAAACCCAAAGCCAGATTTTAAATGATTATTCAAAAATGTTAAAGCCTGGTGGGAAAATGGTCTATGCAACCTGTTCAATCTTACCTTCCGAAAATCAGTTGCAGGTAGAAAATTTTTTAAAATCCGAATCAGGTAAACAATTTAAATTGTTAAAAGAGAAAAAAATATTATCACATAAAACAGGGTTTGACGGTTTTTATATGGCTTTAATTGAAAAAATAACAGAAGGAAAATGA
- a CDS encoding endonuclease I family protein → MKKSSIWFLLLFTLLSCKTNNSGNKEIINSNISNTISHTEDKGIIAQDSSSPFNIPKAIQKYYSGLTFPMDNKKLYEELAAHTISKHTNFLGYGERHKYLYNIDEDPQNEKNVILIYSGNSRNKKEYSSGKNPHKIQTFNTEHVYPQSKIQNTARGDLHHLRVCDQKINSQRSNHPFTEGKGVYKLINGNSWYPGDEWKGDVARMIMYLNLRYNEPFSEVGNLDLFLKWNAEDTVSEIEKQRNMIIEKVQGNRNPFIDNPYLATFIWGGKKAENRWE, encoded by the coding sequence ATGAAAAAGTCGTCTATCTGGTTTTTGCTATTATTTACCCTGCTTTCATGTAAAACAAACAATTCAGGAAACAAAGAAATAATAAATAGTAATATTTCTAATACTATTTCTCACACAGAGGATAAAGGTATCATAGCTCAAGATTCCTCAAGCCCCTTCAACATACCCAAAGCGATCCAAAAATATTATTCCGGATTAACCTTTCCTATGGATAATAAAAAACTCTATGAAGAATTAGCTGCGCATACCATATCAAAACATACAAATTTTTTAGGTTATGGAGAAAGGCATAAATATTTATACAATATTGATGAAGATCCCCAAAATGAGAAAAATGTAATTTTAATTTATTCGGGAAACAGCAGAAATAAAAAAGAATATTCATCAGGAAAAAACCCTCATAAAATTCAAACCTTCAATACAGAACATGTTTACCCTCAATCAAAAATTCAAAATACAGCAAGAGGAGACCTTCATCATTTAAGAGTTTGCGATCAAAAAATAAATTCACAAAGAAGCAACCATCCTTTCACTGAAGGAAAAGGGGTTTATAAATTAATAAATGGCAACAGCTGGTATCCCGGTGATGAATGGAAAGGTGATGTAGCCCGTATGATAATGTATTTAAATTTAAGATACAATGAACCATTTTCCGAAGTAGGTAATCTTGACTTATTTCTAAAATGGAATGCAGAAGACACAGTATCTGAAATAGAAAAACAACGTAATATGATAATTGAAAAAGTTCAGGGAAACCGTAATCCTTTTATTGATAATCCTTATTTAGCAACATTTATTTGGGGAGGAAAAAAAGCAGAAAATAGATGGGAATAA
- the purL gene encoding phosphoribosylformylglycinamidine synthase: MILFFGNPQSKVFAVQTTKELTTEDIRKLNWLFASPEVDSGHMQQIKQASIDAFFVGPRAAMITPWSTNAVEITQNMGVDGVTRIEEFYSVDRDFVDYDPMLSQKYKELTQNIYTIDIQPEPIIKIEDIETYNQQEGLSLSKEEVNYLNELSKKLGRKLTDSEVYGFAQINSEHCRHKIFNGTFIIDGKEKPVSLFKLIKKTSEENPNEIVSAYKDNVAFIEGPKIKQFAPKSADKPDFYEKKDFESVISLKAETHNFPTTVEPFNGAATGSGGEIRDRLAGGKGSLPLAGTAVYMTSYSRLEENRPWEKAMKERNWLYQTPVEILIKASNGASDFGNKFGQPLIAGSLLTFEHEENARKLGFDKVIMLAGGIGYGKKDQSKKDVPEKGDKIVILGGENYRIGMGGAAVSSADTGEFNSGIELNAVQRSNPEMQKRAANAIRGLVESDNNTIVSIHDHGAGGHLNCLSELVEETGGKIDLDKLPVGDPTLSDKEIIGNESQERMGLVIGKNDIDTLKRIANRERSPMYEIGEVTGDNRFIFQSGTKGTKPMDLALSDMFGSSPKTYMKDVVVNRNYSDLSVHIQSLDEYVEQVLQLEAVACKDWLTNKVDRCVGGRVAKQQCAGPLQLPLNNVGVMALDFEGKEGIATSIGHSPVSALINAEAGSKNSIAEALTNIIWAPLKDGLKSVSLSANWMWPCRNEGEDARLYEAVQACSDFAIELGINIPTGKDSLSMKQKYPDEEVIAPGTVIISAAANCNDITKIIEPVFKQNGGSIYYINMSGDDFKLGGSSFAQIRNRVGNETPTIKEAQQFKTIFNTIQQLIKEEKITSGHDVASGGLITTLLEMCFAEKNTGAGISFKDFDEKNLIKILFAENAGLVFQGDAAAEEILKNKNIDFHKIGEVENTGVLSVDGHLFQIDKLRDIWYKTSFLLDKKQTKNNKAEERYQNYKNQPLTFSFPKHFTGKLPAISTSGPKPKAAIIREKGSNSEREMANAMYLAGFDVKDVHMTDLISGRETLEDIQFIGAVGGFSNSDVLGSAKGWAGAFLYNEKANNALKKFFEREDTLSVGICNGCQLFVELDLINPEHTEKPKMYHNDSHKHESGFTSVKIQPNNSVMLESLAGSTLGVWISHGEGKFHLPLPEDNYNIVAKYGYEGYPANPNGSDYNTAMMCDKTGRHLVMMPHIERSIFQWNWAYYPTGRKDEVSPWVEAFVNARKWLKRK; encoded by the coding sequence ATGATTCTTTTCTTCGGAAACCCTCAAAGCAAAGTATTTGCTGTACAAACAACAAAAGAGCTTACCACTGAAGACATCAGAAAATTAAACTGGTTGTTTGCCAGCCCTGAAGTAGACTCAGGCCACATGCAACAAATAAAACAAGCATCTATTGATGCTTTTTTTGTTGGTCCGCGAGCAGCAATGATCACACCGTGGAGTACCAATGCAGTAGAAATAACTCAAAATATGGGTGTTGATGGTGTCACCCGAATCGAAGAATTCTATTCGGTGGATAGAGATTTTGTTGATTACGACCCCATGTTATCACAAAAATATAAAGAACTTACCCAAAATATTTATACCATAGATATTCAGCCGGAACCTATTATCAAAATTGAAGACATTGAAACCTATAACCAACAGGAAGGTTTATCACTTAGCAAAGAAGAAGTTAATTATTTAAATGAATTAAGTAAAAAACTGGGAAGAAAACTAACCGATTCCGAGGTATATGGTTTTGCCCAAATAAATTCCGAACATTGTCGTCATAAAATATTTAACGGTACATTCATAATCGATGGAAAAGAAAAGCCTGTTTCTCTTTTCAAACTAATCAAAAAAACATCCGAAGAAAATCCTAACGAAATAGTATCGGCCTATAAAGATAATGTCGCGTTTATAGAAGGACCAAAAATTAAGCAATTTGCTCCTAAAAGTGCCGATAAGCCTGATTTTTATGAAAAAAAAGATTTTGAAAGCGTAATATCATTAAAAGCTGAAACCCATAATTTCCCCACCACTGTTGAACCTTTTAACGGGGCTGCAACAGGATCGGGTGGAGAAATTCGTGACAGGCTTGCAGGAGGTAAAGGCTCTTTACCCCTGGCCGGAACAGCAGTTTACATGACTTCTTATTCCCGATTGGAAGAAAACCGTCCATGGGAAAAAGCAATGAAAGAAAGAAATTGGTTATACCAAACCCCTGTGGAAATTCTAATTAAGGCATCTAACGGAGCTTCTGATTTTGGTAATAAATTCGGGCAACCACTTATTGCCGGTTCTTTACTAACTTTTGAACATGAAGAAAATGCAAGAAAATTAGGTTTTGACAAAGTAATTATGCTTGCAGGCGGAATTGGCTATGGTAAAAAAGATCAGTCAAAAAAAGATGTACCTGAAAAAGGAGATAAAATTGTAATTCTCGGTGGAGAAAACTACCGTATTGGTATGGGAGGTGCAGCCGTGTCTTCAGCCGATACAGGCGAATTTAATTCAGGTATAGAACTGAATGCCGTACAACGTTCTAACCCTGAAATGCAAAAACGTGCTGCCAATGCAATTAGAGGTTTGGTAGAAAGTGATAATAATACTATTGTTTCAATCCATGACCATGGCGCCGGCGGACATTTAAACTGTTTGTCTGAACTTGTGGAGGAAACAGGAGGCAAAATAGATCTCGACAAACTCCCGGTGGGTGACCCTACCCTTTCTGATAAAGAGATTATCGGTAATGAATCCCAGGAACGTATGGGATTGGTAATAGGTAAAAATGATATTGATACCCTCAAGCGTATTGCCAACAGGGAAAGATCTCCCATGTATGAAATAGGTGAAGTAACCGGCGATAACAGGTTTATTTTCCAGTCAGGTACAAAAGGTACCAAACCTATGGATTTAGCTTTATCTGATATGTTTGGAAGTTCACCTAAAACTTACATGAAGGATGTGGTTGTAAATAGAAATTATAGTGATCTATCCGTTCATATACAAAGCTTGGATGAATATGTGGAACAGGTTTTACAACTCGAAGCAGTTGCCTGTAAAGACTGGCTAACAAATAAAGTAGACCGGTGTGTGGGAGGAAGAGTAGCCAAACAACAATGTGCGGGTCCCTTACAACTTCCACTAAATAATGTTGGTGTAATGGCCCTTGATTTTGAAGGAAAAGAAGGTATTGCAACTTCTATCGGGCATTCTCCTGTGAGTGCACTTATTAATGCCGAAGCAGGAAGTAAAAACTCTATTGCCGAAGCACTCACTAATATTATTTGGGCGCCTTTAAAAGACGGATTAAAAAGTGTATCGCTCTCTGCCAACTGGATGTGGCCCTGCCGAAATGAAGGGGAAGATGCAAGATTGTATGAAGCGGTTCAGGCCTGCTCTGATTTCGCCATCGAATTGGGAATAAATATTCCAACGGGTAAAGACTCATTATCTATGAAGCAAAAATACCCGGATGAAGAAGTTATTGCCCCGGGTACCGTTATCATTTCTGCAGCAGCAAATTGTAATGATATTACTAAAATTATCGAACCCGTTTTTAAACAAAACGGCGGAAGCATATATTATATTAATATGTCAGGCGATGATTTTAAACTTGGAGGGTCCTCGTTTGCACAAATAAGAAACAGGGTGGGAAATGAAACTCCAACCATAAAAGAAGCACAACAATTTAAAACTATTTTCAATACGATCCAGCAATTAATAAAAGAAGAAAAAATCACCTCCGGTCACGATGTTGCCAGTGGCGGACTGATTACTACCTTACTGGAAATGTGCTTTGCCGAAAAAAATACGGGAGCCGGAATTAGTTTTAAAGATTTTGATGAAAAAAATTTAATTAAAATACTTTTTGCCGAAAATGCCGGGTTAGTTTTCCAGGGAGATGCAGCAGCGGAAGAAATATTGAAAAACAAGAATATAGATTTCCATAAAATAGGCGAAGTAGAAAATACAGGTGTTTTATCCGTTGACGGCCATTTGTTTCAAATAGATAAATTGAGAGATATATGGTACAAAACTTCCTTCCTGCTCGATAAAAAACAAACAAAAAACAATAAAGCGGAGGAGCGATATCAAAATTATAAAAATCAGCCTTTAACGTTTTCATTTCCAAAACATTTTACAGGCAAACTACCTGCTATTTCAACTTCAGGACCAAAACCCAAGGCTGCCATTATACGTGAAAAAGGAAGTAATTCGGAACGGGAAATGGCAAATGCCATGTATCTGGCCGGATTTGATGTTAAAGATGTTCACATGACTGATTTGATATCGGGTCGGGAAACATTAGAAGATATTCAGTTTATTGGAGCAGTCGGAGGTTTTTCAAATTCGGATGTTCTTGGGTCTGCTAAAGGTTGGGCAGGTGCATTTTTATATAATGAAAAAGCCAATAATGCCCTTAAAAAATTCTTTGAAAGAGAAGATACCTTGTCAGTAGGTATATGCAACGGATGCCAATTATTTGTTGAACTTGATTTAATAAATCCGGAGCATACCGAAAAACCCAAAATGTATCATAATGATTCCCACAAACATGAAAGTGGTTTCACCTCCGTAAAAATTCAACCTAATAATTCTGTAATGCTGGAGTCTCTTGCAGGTTCAACATTAGGGGTTTGGATATCTCACGGAGAAGGAAAGTTTCATCTGCCATTACCGGAAGACAATTACAATATTGTGGCCAAATATGGTTACGAAGGTTATCCGGCAAATCCAAACGGATCAGATTATAACACGGCAATGATGTGTGATAAAACAGGCCGCCACCTGGTAATGATGCCACATATTGAGCGTTCAATATTTCAATGGAACTGGGCATACTATCCCACAGGCAGAAAAGATGAAGTTTCTCCCTGGGTGGAAGCATTTGTAAACGCCAGAAAATGGCTAAAAAGAAAATAA